In Cicer arietinum cultivar CDC Frontier isolate Library 1 chromosome 7, Cicar.CDCFrontier_v2.0, whole genome shotgun sequence, the genomic window TAGTGCCATGAGAGATCAGTCTTTAGCTTTCGACTGAGAAACTCCACGGactcactaaaaaaaattatatatcttagtttcatttgtaaagaaaaaaaaattcatttggtCAAAATGTAATATCAGTTTATGATTGAGAGTTTGACTTTATAACTATAAGAGACAAAGTTTAAATCATCCTTTAAACAATTGTAAAATGGTATTTATTTAATACTAATTTTTCTCTTTcccaattttatttaaaaaaacaaaaaatatgcaTGTAACTTGATTTGAAAGTCTTTGACTAGCTAATATTAAATGCTTATGAACTTGTAGGAATCTTGGGCAATCTGCAGAATATTCAAGAAAACAAATGCAACAGCTCAAAGAGCTCTCTCTCACTCATGGGTCCCTCCATTACTTGAAACATCAACCTCCAATCTTCTAACAAATGATGGAAATAACAACCAATTTTGTTCACAAAACATGATGTTGTTGGCCAAAAAACCAAACTTCACAAGCCAATTTTGTGCTACTAATAACCACAATACCACATCAAGTAATACTACACTTTGTCCTTTAAATATTCCATCTTATAATAATAAACCAATCATTGATCCATTGATTTACACACCCTTATACAAGTTACCAATTTCAAATGATCAAAACCTTAACAACCTTAGCACACATGGCTTATTATTCTCATCTCCTCTTGAAACATCTTCTACAAATTGTAACAAAACATCATCAATGGATGTTTCTTCTTTGCTATTGGGTATGTCATCATCTTCTTTCCTTGAAGGAGCAACAACCTCAAACTACATTGGTAGTTTACAAGACcactacaataataataataataatggataTCCAATAATGGCTAATAATATAAATCCTAATGTGAATGTGGCTGgtgttaatgatgaagagttgGAGAGAGAAAGATCCATTGGGTTTTCATATAGTATGCCTTTCAATGTTGGTGATGCATGGAAGTCAAGTCTTGTTTGGGATACTTCTTCTTGTACTTCGGATGAACCATCTGGTTATTCTACAACCAAGTGTTATACTTAGTGTGCAATTTATATCATTGCTTTtcagataatttatttttctttaatttagtCGATTAGTAGTTATATTAGTATGTGGAGCTTAAATTATAAGTCTCTTAATTAGAACttctttaactatttttttttagctCAGCCATCGAGTTGTCTACTTAGATGTTACTTATGATAGGCAAGAATTAACTAGAGCTAGAGCAGTAAGTTTGACTTTTTTTTCAACTTAGTTTTGGGTATAATTACATGCATGTAgaatctttttgtttttgttagtatatgtttggttttattattaatgtagACAATTGATTTTAGAAA contains:
- the NAC71 gene encoding protein FEZ gives rise to the protein MEERNGGDKLDEVMLPGFRFHPTDEELVGFYLKRKIQQRPLAIELIKQLDIYKFDPWDLPKLASTGEKEWYFYCPRDRKYRNSARPNRVTRAGFWKATGTDRPIYSSEGSKCIGLKKSLVFYKGRAAKGVKTDWMMHEFRLPSLNDSSSSPKKYVDKTIPANESWAICRIFKKTNATAQRALSHSWVPPLLETSTSNLLTNDGNNNQFCSQNMMLLAKKPNFTSQFCATNNHNTTSSNTTLCPLNIPSYNNKPIIDPLIYTPLYKLPISNDQNLNNLSTHGLLFSSPLETSSTNCNKTSSMDVSSLLLGMSSSSFLEGATTSNYIGSLQDHYNNNNNNGYPIMANNINPNVNVAGVNDEELERERSIGFSYSMPFNVGDAWKSSLVWDTSSCTSDEPSGYSTTKCYT